From the genome of Winogradskyella forsetii, one region includes:
- a CDS encoding M1 family metallopeptidase: MKNIIFITFLLLFSTIEAQLLQNKNEFTHQDTLRGSITPEREWWDLTYYHLDIEVKPEEKFISGKNTIKYKVLKPHQVMQIDLQSPMEITKVLQNEKELQIKHDGNAHFIKLTKDQKIGDLNSIEVYYKGKPREAKRAPWDGGFSWKKDKNGKHFIATSCQGLGASVWWPNKDHMYDEVDSMLISVTNPKGLTNVSNGRLRALVENENNTVTSHWFVNNPINNYGVNVNIGDYANFSEVYDGEKGNLDMDYWVLKHNLEKAKIHFKDAPKMMKAFEHWFGPYPFYEDSFKLVEVPYLGMEHQSSVTYGNKYMNGYLGSDLSRTGWGLKFDFIIIHEAGHEWFANNITNKDIADMWIHEGFTAYSENLFLDYYYGKEASADYVIGTRANIQNDKPLIGEYDVNHEGSGDMYYKGANMLHTLRQLIEDDEKWRQILRGLNSEFYHQTVTTKQIEDYLSEHTGIDLTEFFNQYLRTTKIPTLEYSIKNGQLKYRWTEIVEGFDMPIQIEIGKATEWLFPKADWQTKKLEADDIKIDRDFYVRSKRL; encoded by the coding sequence ATGAAAAATATAATCTTCATAACTTTTTTACTGCTATTTTCAACTATTGAAGCACAATTACTTCAAAATAAAAATGAATTTACCCACCAAGATACCCTAAGAGGAAGTATAACACCGGAACGTGAATGGTGGGATTTAACCTACTACCATTTAGATATTGAAGTTAAGCCTGAAGAGAAATTTATTTCAGGAAAAAACACCATTAAATATAAAGTATTAAAGCCGCACCAAGTCATGCAAATTGATTTGCAATCGCCTATGGAAATTACGAAAGTACTTCAAAACGAAAAAGAACTTCAGATTAAACATGACGGCAATGCCCATTTTATTAAGCTAACAAAAGATCAAAAAATTGGTGACCTCAATTCTATTGAAGTATATTATAAAGGCAAACCAAGAGAAGCCAAACGTGCCCCTTGGGATGGTGGATTTTCATGGAAAAAAGATAAAAACGGGAAGCATTTTATTGCTACATCCTGTCAAGGTTTAGGGGCAAGTGTTTGGTGGCCAAATAAGGACCACATGTACGATGAAGTGGATAGTATGCTGATTAGCGTCACCAATCCAAAAGGCTTAACCAACGTTTCCAATGGACGATTAAGAGCATTAGTGGAGAATGAGAATAATACTGTGACGTCACATTGGTTTGTCAATAATCCAATCAATAACTATGGCGTTAATGTAAATATTGGCGATTACGCGAATTTTTCAGAAGTCTATGACGGCGAAAAAGGCAACTTGGATATGGATTATTGGGTGCTTAAACATAACTTAGAAAAAGCGAAAATCCATTTTAAAGATGCACCAAAAATGATGAAAGCCTTTGAACATTGGTTTGGCCCTTACCCGTTTTATGAAGATAGTTTTAAGCTAGTTGAAGTGCCTTATTTAGGGATGGAACACCAGAGTTCTGTAACCTATGGAAACAAATATATGAATGGCTATTTAGGCAGTGATTTATCTCGTACGGGTTGGGGTTTAAAATTCGATTTTATTATTATTCATGAAGCTGGTCATGAGTGGTTCGCCAACAATATAACCAACAAGGATATTGCAGATATGTGGATTCATGAAGGGTTTACCGCCTATTCCGAAAATCTTTTTTTAGATTACTATTACGGTAAGGAAGCTTCTGCTGATTATGTCATTGGTACACGAGCGAATATTCAAAATGACAAACCACTTATCGGAGAATATGACGTGAACCATGAAGGCTCTGGTGATATGTATTATAAAGGAGCAAACATGCTTCATACGTTGAGACAACTTATTGAAGATGATGAAAAATGGCGACAAATCCTTCGTGGTTTGAATTCAGAATTTTACCATCAAACCGTAACAACAAAACAGATTGAAGATTACCTAAGCGAACATACGGGAATTGATTTAACCGAATTTTTTAATCAGTATTTGAGAACTACAAAAATTCCGACACTGGAATATTCAATTAAAAATGGTCAACTTAAGTACCGTTGGACTGAAATTGTCGAAGGTTTTGATATGCCAATTCAAATTGAAATTGGTAAAGCCACAGAATGGTTATTTCCAAAAGCGGATTGGCAAACAAAAAAACTCGAAGCTGATGACATCAAAATCGATAGAGATTTTTATGTGAGGTCTAAAAGACTGTAA
- a CDS encoding YdeI/OmpD-associated family protein: MELPELYFKTDIEWREWLHNNHNTATGVYLIFYKVAHENDSMRWEEAVKVALCFGWIDSTVKSLGDGKRRQYFCPRNPKSVWSALNKTYIKELKKQNLIHQSGLDAIKIAKENGSWSVLDDVENGIIPEALQKAFDNNKNAYNNYLNFAPSYRKSYLYWLNQAKREATRQKRIAEIIKLCDANIKSRDAR; this comes from the coding sequence ATGGAATTACCAGAACTTTATTTTAAAACAGACATAGAATGGCGAGAATGGTTGCATAACAACCATAATACCGCAACAGGAGTTTATCTCATTTTCTACAAAGTCGCACACGAAAATGATTCCATGCGTTGGGAAGAAGCTGTAAAAGTCGCTTTGTGTTTTGGTTGGATCGATTCCACCGTAAAAAGTCTAGGCGACGGAAAACGACGCCAATATTTCTGTCCCAGAAACCCAAAAAGTGTTTGGAGCGCTTTGAATAAAACCTACATCAAAGAATTAAAAAAGCAGAATTTAATACACCAAAGTGGTCTTGACGCCATTAAAATAGCCAAAGAAAATGGAAGCTGGTCTGTTTTAGATGATGTAGAAAATGGCATTATTCCAGAAGCCCTTCAAAAGGCATTTGATAACAATAAGAATGCCTACAACAATTACCTCAACTTTGCGCCGAGTTACAGAAAGAGTTATTTGTATTGGTTAAATCAAGCCAAACGCGAAGCAACACGACAAAAAAGAATCGCAGAGATTATTAAACTCTGCGATGCTAATATTAAAAGTCGGGATGCTAGATAA
- a CDS encoding MoxR family ATPase translates to MNIENIKTLGELKKSGYESKSIKDELRDNLIENIKNKVTTFEGIHGYEHTVIPELERAILSRHNINLLGLRGQAKTRLARMMVNLLDEYIPVVEGSEINDDPLKPISRFAKELVKEKGDETPITWLHREDRFAEKLATPDVTVADIIGDVDPIKAANLKLSYADDRVIHYGMIPRANRCIFVINELPDLQARIQVALFNILQEGDIQIRGFKLRLPLDMQFLFTANPEDYTNRGSIVTPLKDRIGSQILTHYPENIDTARTITSQEAKLDERQSSLVYVPDLAKDLLEQISFEARESEYVDVKSGVSARMSITAFENLLSTAERRALLAGDEKTSVRLSDFIGIIPAITGKVELVYEGEQEGADFVANELLNSAIKTLFPHYFPKIEKLEKQGEETPYDDLISWFFNGDGFELLDSFDDKTYKSKLDEVKPLDTLITDYQPEIDPKDVYFEKEFILWGLTQFNKLSKYRYDEGLQFKDPYGSYISGL, encoded by the coding sequence ATGAATATCGAAAACATAAAAACACTAGGCGAATTAAAGAAATCAGGTTACGAATCCAAATCTATTAAAGATGAATTGAGAGATAATTTGATTGAAAATATTAAGAATAAAGTAACCACATTTGAAGGGATTCACGGTTATGAACATACGGTAATTCCTGAATTGGAACGTGCCATTTTATCACGACACAATATCAATTTACTGGGATTACGAGGACAGGCAAAAACCCGTTTGGCACGTATGATGGTAAATTTGTTGGATGAATACATTCCAGTAGTGGAAGGCTCAGAAATTAACGATGATCCGTTGAAGCCCATTTCGAGATTTGCAAAAGAATTAGTGAAAGAAAAAGGTGATGAAACACCAATCACTTGGTTACACAGGGAGGATCGTTTTGCTGAAAAATTAGCCACACCAGATGTTACCGTTGCTGATATTATTGGAGATGTAGATCCAATTAAGGCTGCGAATTTGAAATTGAGTTATGCCGATGATCGTGTGATCCATTATGGAATGATTCCAAGAGCGAACCGCTGTATTTTTGTAATTAATGAATTACCGGATTTACAAGCACGAATTCAAGTGGCACTTTTTAATATTCTACAGGAAGGTGATATTCAAATTCGAGGTTTTAAATTGCGATTGCCATTAGATATGCAATTCTTGTTTACAGCAAACCCTGAAGATTATACCAATCGAGGAAGCATCGTGACCCCTTTGAAAGATAGAATTGGTTCTCAGATTTTAACACACTATCCAGAAAATATTGATACGGCTAGAACGATTACATCTCAAGAAGCTAAGCTAGATGAGCGCCAGTCCAGTTTAGTTTACGTACCAGATTTGGCAAAAGATTTATTAGAGCAAATCAGTTTTGAAGCGAGAGAAAGTGAATATGTCGATGTAAAGAGTGGTGTAAGTGCTAGAATGAGTATTACGGCGTTTGAAAATCTATTAAGTACAGCAGAACGACGTGCTTTATTGGCTGGAGATGAAAAAACCAGCGTACGTTTATCAGATTTTATTGGTATAATTCCAGCAATTACAGGTAAAGTAGAACTTGTTTACGAAGGTGAGCAAGAAGGAGCTGATTTTGTAGCTAACGAATTATTGAACAGTGCTATTAAAACCCTTTTTCCTCATTATTTCCCAAAAATAGAAAAGCTAGAAAAACAAGGCGAAGAAACACCTTACGACGATTTAATTTCATGGTTTTTTAATGGAGATGGCTTTGAGCTTTTAGATAGTTTTGATGATAAAACCTATAAAAGCAAATTAGACGAGGTAAAGCCTCTTGATACTCTTATTACAGATTACCAACCAGAAATAGACCCTAAAGATGTCTATTTTGAAAAGGAATTTATTCTTTGGGGCTTAACACAATTTAATAAATTAAGTAAATACCGTTATGACGAAGGTTTACAGTTTAAGGATCCTTATGGAAGTTATATTAGTGGGTTGTAG
- a CDS encoding vWA domain-containing protein, which produces MNDIRKKSGFVFKTYEAPNQSPFEKLFEIFKELITHTSGDFDEAIDWLRQLDKEYKLTTPDYTIDDFIEDLKKKGYIREELDPNGTGEGGSGITITAKTERAIRQQALEHLFGKIKRSGSGNHKSKGVGLGDEHTGDFRAYQFGDSLDKVSMTESIRNAQINSGIGDFSLTEDDLVVEETLHKSQMSTVLMIDISHSMILYGEDRITPAKKVAMALAELITTRYPKDTLEILVFGNDAWPIKIKELPYLKVGPYHTNTVAGLQLAMDMLRRKRNTNKQIFMITDGKPSCLRMPDGQYYKNSNGLDPFITNKCYAMAQQARRLHIPITTFMIAEDPYLMQFIREFTQANRGKAFYTGLKGLGEMIFEDYENNRKKRIKG; this is translated from the coding sequence ATGAATGATATAAGAAAAAAATCGGGTTTCGTATTTAAAACGTATGAAGCTCCAAATCAATCGCCTTTCGAAAAACTCTTTGAAATCTTTAAGGAGTTAATCACACATACGTCTGGAGATTTTGATGAAGCCATAGATTGGTTGCGTCAACTGGATAAGGAATATAAGTTGACAACGCCAGATTACACTATTGATGATTTTATAGAAGACCTAAAAAAGAAAGGTTACATCAGAGAAGAACTTGATCCCAATGGAACAGGCGAGGGCGGAAGTGGAATTACCATTACCGCAAAAACAGAACGTGCCATTCGTCAGCAAGCTTTAGAACACCTATTCGGAAAAATAAAACGTAGTGGTTCAGGGAATCATAAAAGCAAAGGTGTTGGTCTTGGCGATGAACATACAGGAGATTTTAGAGCGTATCAATTTGGTGATAGTTTAGATAAAGTGTCCATGACTGAAAGCATTAGAAACGCCCAAATTAATAGTGGTATTGGTGATTTCAGTCTCACGGAAGACGATTTGGTGGTAGAAGAAACGCTTCATAAAAGCCAAATGAGTACGGTGCTGATGATTGATATTAGCCATAGTATGATTCTTTATGGCGAAGACCGAATCACGCCAGCAAAAAAGGTAGCCATGGCATTGGCCGAATTGATTACCACGCGTTATCCAAAGGACACTTTAGAAATTTTAGTATTTGGAAACGATGCCTGGCCCATTAAAATAAAAGAATTGCCCTATCTTAAAGTCGGACCATACCATACTAATACGGTCGCAGGATTGCAATTAGCAATGGATATGCTGCGTAGAAAACGAAATACGAACAAACAGATTTTTATGATTACGGATGGTAAACCCAGTTGTTTGCGTATGCCAGACGGTCAGTATTATAAGAACAGTAATGGTTTGGATCCGTTTATAACCAATAAGTGCTATGCTATGGCACAGCAGGCTAGACGATTACATATTCCCATTACCACTTTTATGATTGCTGAAGATCCATACTTGATGCAATTTATCAGGGAATTTACACAAGCGAATAGAGGTAAAGCATTTTATACAGGTTTGAAAGGCTTGGGTGAAATGATATTTGAAGATTACGAAAATAATAGAAAGAAAAGAATTAAAGGATAA
- a CDS encoding WD40/YVTN/BNR-like repeat-containing protein has translation MKNLLSLVMLFCVTLLSAQEFSMDLVKNMTPRNIGPGGMSGRVTAIDVVTTDPDIMYVGTASGGLWKSNSGGITWEPIFDKEVTASIGAVEIQQSNPSVIWVGTGEGNPRNSLNGGYGIYKSLDGGKNWMVMGLEKTRHIHRIIVDPTNPDVVYVGAIGSPWGEHPERGVFKTTDGGDTWSKILFENNKTGVADLVMDPTNPNKLIATLWEHKRDPWFFNSGGEGSGLHITHDGGKNWKKITEDDGFPKGDLGRIGVAIAANKPNIIYALVEAKKNALYKSEDGGFKWKKVNDKDDIGNRPFYYSEIYVDPQNENRVYSVFTYVNVSQDGGKNFKQLMPAYGVSNGIHPDHHAWWIHPENGDFMIDGNDGGMNITKDGGKTWRFIGNLPVAQFYHINVDNEFPYNVYGGMQDNGSWRGPAYVWRAQGIRNSYWQEISFGDGFDVIPDKDDARYGWSMSQQGYVSRYDWQTGNNYLVRPTHPNPDVKLRFNWNSAINIDPFDNSTIYFGSQFVHKSTDKGEAWEVISPDLTTNNPEKQKQSDSGGLTLDATGAENHTTILVIEPSPLEKDMLWVGTDDGRVHYTKDGGQNWTDVSEIKGLPKNSWIAQIEASNKNKGEALLIANDYRRFNYTPYAYRTKNYGKTWERIVDENDVESYTLSIVEDIEEPNLIFLGTDDGLYISIDAGNKWTKWTEGFPTTSVKDLVIQPREHDLVIGTFGRAAWILDDIRPLRELAKNKSVMSSNIKLFNPPTAYQASYQQPTGSRFGADAMYHGENRNGGARFSYFFTKKDMPKDEKNDNDDDDDDDHDDVIQSDSEEALEDKAEGKVSWDSLTLKLYDGARLIRTLKTKAPKENGVHKWIWNMDEAGVDRPSRKIRKAKIESGGVRVKPGIYKAILHYGDQTSETTIKVASDPRLDISEKNIDEIYAASKELEQLQQTAFNAVKQLVESKTIAETYQKDLTKLDKEAFKAQIKNSKDIVKSIDSLIDNYLGKVDKRQGITRSPEMTPIQRLDLASSYVNGSQTGLTATETTLIKQAKDALKALFSETNSFYNKDWKAYKEEMKQVQIDPFKDIKTFTID, from the coding sequence ATGAAGAATTTGTTATCGCTTGTTATGCTATTCTGTGTAACGTTACTTTCTGCACAAGAATTTTCAATGGATTTAGTAAAAAATATGACTCCAAGAAACATTGGTCCTGGTGGCATGTCTGGTCGCGTTACTGCGATAGATGTGGTCACAACAGATCCTGATATAATGTATGTTGGAACGGCGTCTGGTGGTTTATGGAAATCTAATTCTGGTGGCATTACTTGGGAACCGATTTTCGATAAGGAAGTAACCGCGTCTATTGGAGCCGTTGAAATTCAGCAATCAAACCCAAGCGTCATTTGGGTGGGAACAGGCGAAGGCAATCCTCGAAATTCCTTGAATGGTGGTTATGGTATTTATAAATCATTGGATGGTGGAAAAAACTGGATGGTCATGGGACTTGAAAAAACAAGACATATTCATCGCATCATCGTTGATCCAACAAATCCAGATGTGGTATATGTTGGTGCCATTGGTTCGCCTTGGGGAGAACATCCTGAGCGCGGTGTTTTTAAAACTACTGATGGCGGAGACACTTGGAGCAAAATTTTATTCGAAAATAATAAAACAGGTGTTGCTGATTTAGTCATGGATCCTACCAACCCGAACAAATTAATTGCTACACTTTGGGAACATAAACGTGATCCTTGGTTTTTTAATTCTGGAGGTGAAGGTTCTGGTTTACATATTACCCATGATGGCGGCAAAAATTGGAAAAAAATAACTGAAGACGATGGATTTCCAAAAGGTGATTTAGGACGAATTGGCGTCGCTATTGCAGCAAACAAACCAAATATCATTTATGCTTTGGTTGAAGCCAAAAAGAATGCACTTTACAAAAGTGAAGATGGTGGTTTTAAGTGGAAAAAAGTCAATGATAAAGATGATATTGGAAATAGACCATTCTACTATTCTGAAATTTATGTCGATCCCCAAAATGAAAACAGAGTTTATTCTGTTTTTACTTATGTAAATGTGTCTCAAGATGGTGGAAAGAATTTCAAACAATTAATGCCAGCGTATGGTGTAAGTAACGGTATTCATCCTGATCATCATGCGTGGTGGATACATCCTGAGAATGGTGATTTTATGATTGATGGTAATGATGGCGGAATGAATATTACCAAAGATGGTGGAAAAACGTGGCGCTTTATTGGCAATCTTCCCGTGGCTCAATTCTATCATATCAATGTCGACAATGAGTTTCCATATAATGTATATGGTGGCATGCAAGACAATGGCTCTTGGCGAGGACCAGCTTATGTTTGGCGAGCACAAGGCATTAGAAATAGTTATTGGCAGGAAATCAGTTTTGGTGATGGTTTTGATGTGATTCCAGATAAAGACGATGCTCGCTATGGTTGGTCCATGAGTCAGCAAGGCTATGTAAGTCGTTACGATTGGCAAACGGGAAATAATTATTTGGTACGGCCAACACATCCTAATCCAGATGTAAAATTACGATTCAATTGGAATTCTGCCATTAACATCGATCCATTTGATAATAGCACCATTTACTTCGGAAGTCAGTTTGTACATAAATCAACAGATAAAGGTGAAGCCTGGGAAGTCATCTCACCAGATTTAACGACCAACAATCCCGAAAAACAAAAACAATCCGATAGTGGTGGATTGACCTTGGATGCTACTGGTGCGGAAAATCATACGACTATTTTGGTCATTGAACCTTCGCCTTTGGAAAAAGATATGTTATGGGTTGGTACTGACGATGGTCGCGTACATTATACTAAAGATGGTGGACAAAATTGGACAGACGTTTCCGAAATAAAAGGCTTACCCAAAAATAGTTGGATTGCACAAATAGAAGCTTCCAACAAAAACAAAGGGGAAGCGCTCTTAATCGCCAATGATTACAGACGATTCAATTATACACCTTACGCTTACAGAACAAAAAACTATGGAAAAACTTGGGAACGCATCGTTGATGAGAATGATGTAGAGAGTTATACATTGTCTATTGTTGAAGATATTGAAGAACCTAACCTCATCTTCTTAGGTACTGATGACGGCTTATATATTTCAATTGATGCTGGAAACAAATGGACGAAATGGACCGAAGGCTTTCCAACCACTTCCGTCAAGGATTTAGTGATACAACCAAGGGAACACGATTTAGTCATAGGTACTTTTGGACGTGCGGCATGGATTTTAGATGATATTAGACCTTTGCGGGAACTAGCTAAGAATAAATCAGTGATGTCTTCGAACATCAAATTATTTAATCCACCTACAGCGTATCAAGCGTCTTACCAACAACCAACAGGAAGTCGCTTTGGAGCTGATGCCATGTATCATGGCGAAAATCGTAATGGAGGAGCTCGGTTTAGTTATTTTTTCACTAAAAAAGATATGCCAAAAGATGAGAAAAACGATAATGATGATGATGATGATGATGATCATGATGATGTCATTCAGAGCGATAGCGAAGAAGCTCTAGAGGACAAAGCAGAAGGAAAAGTCTCTTGGGATTCATTGACTTTAAAATTATATGATGGTGCACGTTTAATCAGAACTTTAAAGACCAAAGCTCCAAAAGAAAACGGCGTACACAAATGGATCTGGAATATGGATGAAGCTGGAGTTGATAGACCGTCACGAAAAATAAGAAAAGCGAAAATAGAATCTGGAGGTGTCAGAGTAAAACCTGGAATATACAAAGCAATTTTACATTATGGCGACCAAACTTCTGAAACAACTATAAAAGTTGCATCTGATCCAAGATTAGATATTTCCGAAAAGAACATCGATGAGATTTATGCGGCTTCAAAAGAATTGGAACAATTACAGCAAACTGCTTTCAATGCCGTAAAACAATTAGTGGAAAGTAAAACGATTGCCGAGACCTATCAAAAAGATTTAACCAAACTCGATAAAGAAGCTTTTAAAGCACAAATTAAAAACTCAAAAGATATCGTAAAATCAATTGATAGCCTAATCGACAATTATTTGGGTAA